The following proteins are encoded in a genomic region of Populus trichocarpa isolate Nisqually-1 chromosome 13, P.trichocarpa_v4.1, whole genome shotgun sequence:
- the LOC7465229 gene encoding helicase protein MOM1 isoform X2, with translation MGNDTKASRKAKAEESKNNDVKGRNIASRSSTDKSGLRRSVREASSKKNVTPSPSSTRKSERLEKQTPTAPPATRKSERLVEKQSLSSPLRRSERGKNQSSSSSSGSKKSGKKSSSSVMKKKQKKEKSVKQLETKDVGNDKKHVIKAVLVETKRMDARAYKALFKRQQKKANLEGRCEEMKNKNADGNDCRDGASENVNGGSECSQRKVEELIDRCVLRDSEKNLEGNSIASEPVKEVLENNGGPKPPLKSQKLTFLEKDHQFKEGDSREDLNSDDSVLLSAQRTLSEPENDVAQMEQEQLPAELVDLTVNRTPRVDTEVESGYKEMPFKRKRSIEDLNSDATTMVSNKVADAAPYENGRTDSVAKCATSSKRQRGGIEANVTAGPAEPCIADLHLKKSSLYSQLDGDPNTCVICKLGGKLLCCDGQGCKRSYHLSCLDPPLGDVPLGVWHCLACVRKKIEFGMHSVSKGIESIWDASEVEVADDNGVQRQKQFYVKYKGLAHVHNRWLPENQLILEAPSLLAKFNQKNQVRKWKQEWIVPHHMLQKRSVMFPNQHVENFSHHASNILACQFEWLVKWRGLDYEHATWELEIAPFMNSPEAQSLIRDYENRLVKAKGAEYLSIIDKLSAGGSPEFDYNHLDFVNYLHDYWLKGENAVLIDDQEQITKVISFILSLSSNASWPFLIITTSASLHSWEEELFRLAPSLYAVVYHGNKDIRKSIRKLEFYSEGGCIMFQILVTSPEVIIEDLNVLESMKWEAVIVDECQSSRIFSHFKQIKMLRTAMRLLLVNGQLKDGITEHLLSLLVHQSDLNGSEDLVTNLSPKTGNLKDQLSKYIANSPRPDPSRFKEYWVPVQLSLMQLEQYCATLLSKSLSLCSSSRNDPVGALRDILISCRKCCDHPYIMNPSLQISLTKDRKEADILDIGIKASGKLQLLGEMLFSIKERGLRALVLFQSSGGSGKDNIGDILDDFVRQRFGQGSYERVDEHVLPSRKQSALKFFNNHQEGRFVFLLETRACSSSIKLSSVDTVIIFASDWNPMTDIRSLQKITLHSQFDQINIFRLYSSCTVEEKVLIIARQDKTLESSLHSISRAASDMLLMWGASYLFEKLSEFHCGNDTASSGNTLFEQSHLKDVIQEFLTIIIQKGKDNTPSNSIILKVKQNQGIYTTNFPLHGERKIQLLDEELPHIFWKKLLEGKQPRWKYSSGLSQRNRKRVQYADDIQKNTVVEGDEVVKKRNKVANNSTNSPSLKAALIGTSGAPVLNMSQFLPSSTGRLNTTATNHVSNFRHSNSNSSEVLKANKVEYNERMNLHDSEKSLHLILKPEITKLCEILQLPENVKVMVERFLEYVLNNHHISREPASILQAFLISLCWTSASMLKHKLGHKESLALAKQHLNFGCKKDEADFVYSKLRCLKKAFLHHTGTYKVATSPKAAEFSTEDHSKNQSNGRSSLSTPSNMQKGRIEVENLRPSQEFSIDQVVSHLGLAQKDYSKSIKDIEKKCDKQMRKLLQRQQEEMEEFEKKYEEEKAELEHMHRTEAAVIRLHSNILERTDKLKVLDNVYAKKFEDLNWQMDMHLNNLLELQLATRNKLQERKAQWIKGVKSWAHAELIKKPTANESGYNQENFVTWNSCCKEQTPERSRSMPDDVPLEVPETVSSSEDVLPGVLATSKPSSDGATSSMLDREVPLEVPQTATVRGVSEDVMSANSFPCEEQIPDLQVTLRVLEANCSSDGPENTIHKSSSEKGSDRVTLTVPDREFSLGVTGIVTSIGGLENAASVNPSPSEGQPHARSTSCMDVREVLLEAPETASLEAEEDVNRIMEKDGVSGMVSDNAIEVDQWNGVVCILNQEPHYDDMVAVNQQTGEVRLGVPENNVVNQQHEVDPSGVREAGVGHNQLEIDSMHVVASDNGQPTESSRLQDRVARVCNNQIAFQQVDALASQPFVASDHSHSDAPVTELLPSMDSSAGSQPTTSFAEHAPANSIAVGESGTRISNTMTAPVTSIISNCPVTAPAVRMPVSMSQDPLQNELDRICRETEQIIKIHEDTKLQLKSDCEKEIQEVVAQIRTKHDIKLQEIESEFLRKKKEMADNQNKVFLNKILAEAFRSKCMDNKASSTPVRQQEINSSIVQQQLQLSEPTARPYIVTGLYSTALPAASLQTTPTSSPPAPPRQVVHSSGRFSSTSTRPPHISSISPATSNLRIGNEIRAPAPHLQHFRPSARGMQSQQVSTTSPTPSEIPSRGPATAQQSSPQTTTNSGESMGISPSMTSLQGLESLMDIDNQTSTNATQAWSSPPPTDLSSDSNPLAQPKLSMLNSVLTNPISEVVCLSDDD, from the exons ATGGGAAATGATACTAAAGCTAGTCGCAAAGCTAAGGCTGAGGAAAGCAAAAACAATGATGTAAAAGGGAGAAACATCGCTAGCAGGTCATCAACTGATAAGTCTGGTCTAAGAAGGTCGGTGAGAGAAgcatcatcaaagaaaaatgtGACTCCAAGCCCTTCAAGCACTCGGAAGTCTGAACGTCTTGAGAAGCAGACCCCTACGGCTCCTCCAGCTACGAGGAAATCTGAGAGATTAGTTGAGAAGCAAAGCTTGTCGAGTCCTCTGAGAAGGTCTGAGAGGGGTAAGAATCAATCTTCATCTAGTTCTTCTGGTTCAAAGAAGTCTGGCAAAAAATCAAGCTCTTCAGTTATGAAGAAAAAgcagaagaaagagaagagtgtCAAACAGCTTGAAACTAAAGATGTTGGAAACGATAAGAAACATGTGATCAAAGCTGTCCTGGTTGAAACAAAGAGAATGGATGCTCGTGCTTACAAGGCATTGTTCAAACGACAACAAAAGAAAGCTAATCTGGAAG GTCGTTGTGAGGAGATGAAGAACAAGAATGCTGATGGCAATGATTGCAGAGATGGTGCTTCCGAGAATGTTAATGGGGGCAGTGAATGCAGTCAAAGGAAGGTGGAAGAATTGATAGATAGGTGTGTTTTGAGAGATTCTGAGAAAAATTTGGAAGGAAATTCCATTGCAAGTGAACCTGTAAAAGAGGTGTTGGAAAATAATGGTGGACCAAAACCTCCACTTAAAAGCCAGAAGCTCACATTCTTAGAAAAAGACCATCAATTTAAAGAAGGGGACAGCAGGGAAGATCTGAATAGTGATGACAGTGTGCTGCTGTCAGCTCAAAGAACTTTATCGGAGCCGGAGAATGATGTTGCTCAAATGGAACAAGAACAATTGCCAGCAGAGTTGGTAGATTTGACAGTTAATAGGACACCCAGGGTTGATACTGAGGTGGAGAGTGGTTACAAGGAGATGCCTTTTAAACGAAAAAGAAGCATTGAGGACTTGAATTCTGATGCTACAACAATGGTTTCAAATAAAGTTGCCGATGCAGCTCCATATGAGAACGGCAGAACTGATTCCGTGGCGAAGTGCGCTACATCTTCCAAAAGGCAAAG AGGGGGAATTGAAGCCAATGTCACTGCAGGACCTGCAGAACCATGCATCGCGGACTTGCATCTTAAAAAGTCTTCTCTATATTCTCAGCTCGATGGCGACCCAAATACATGTGTCATCTGCAAGCTTGGTGGAAAGCTCTT GTGTTGTGACGGACAAGGTTGTAAAAGAAGCTACCATCTTTCTTGTCTAGATCCTCCTTTAGGGGATGTTCCCCTTGGAGTTTGGCACTGTCTTGCATGTGTTAGGAAGAAGATCGAGTTTGGTATGCATTCAGTTTCAAAGGGAATAGAGTCAATTTGGGATGCCAGTGAAGTGGAGGTGGCAGATGACAATG GAGTGCAAAGGCAGAAGCAATTTTATGTTAAATACAAAGGTCTTGCTCATGTTCATAATCGCTGGTTGCCGGAGAATCAATTGATCCTTGAAGCTCCTTCACTTCTAGCaaaattcaaccaaaaaaaccag GTCAGAAAGTGGAAGCAAGAATGGATTGTGCCACATCACATGCTTCAAAAGCGATCAGTAATGTTTCCCAACCAGCACGTAGAGAATTTCAGTCACCATGCTAGCAATATTCTAGCATGCCAATTTGAGTGGCTTGTTAAATGGCGTGGCCTGGATTATGAGCATGCAACCTGGGAGTTGGAGATTGCTCCTTTCATGAATTCACCTGAAGCTCAGAGCCTCATACGAGATTATGAAAATCGTCTTGTGAAGGCAAAAGGAGCTGAGTATTTATCTATAATAGATAAG TTGTCAGCTGGAGGTTCACCTGAATTTGATTATAACCATCTGGACTTTGTCAACTATCTTCATGACTACTGGCTCAAGGGAGAGAATGCTGTTCTTATCGATGATCAG GAACAAATCACAAAGGtgatctcttttattttgtcattGTCATCCAATGCCTCTTGGCCTTTTCTCATCATCACAACTTCTGCTTCACTTCATTCATGGGAAGAAGAGTTATTTCGTCTGGCACCATCTCTATATGCTGTGGTTTATCACGGAAACAAAGACATACGGAAAAGTATTAGGAAGTTGGAGTTTTACAGTGAAGGCGGTTGCATTATGTTTCAAATACTTGTAACATCACCAGAAGTTATTATTGAG GATCTAAATGTGCTTGAATCAATGAAATGGGAAGCTGTAATAGTGGATGAGTGCCAGAGCTCTAGAATATTTTCacattttaaacaaattaagatgCTAAGGACTGCTATGCGGCTTCTCCTTGTAAATGGTCAGCTTAAG GATGGCATCACTGAGCACCTGCTGTCTCTGCTTGTTCATCAGAGTGATCTAAATGGCAGTGAAGACTTGGTAACTAATTTAAGCCCTAAGACTGGCAATTTGAAGGACCAGTTGTCAAAATACATTGCAAACAGTCCCAGACCAGACCCCTCAAGGTTTAAAGAATATTGGGTTCCTGTACAGTTATCCCTCATGCAGCTTGAGCAGTATTGTGCCACTTTACTTTCAAAATCTTTATCACTTTGCTCGTCCTCAAGGAACGATCCTGTTGGTGCCCTCCGCGATATTCTTATCTCTTGTCGCAAG TGTTGCGATCATCCCTACATCATGAATCCATCACTACAAATTTCATTAACGAAAGACAGAAAAGAAGCTGACATTTTAGATATTGGAATAAAAGCAAGTGGCAAGCTGCAACTCCTGGGTGAGATGCTTTTCAGCATAAAAGAGAGAGGATTAAGAGCGCTGGTCCTTTTTCAG TCTAGTGGAGGTTCTGGAAAGGATAATATTGGTGATATATTGGATGACTTTGTGCGTCAAAGATTTGGCCAGGGTTCTTATGAACGTGTTGATGAGCATGTACTCCCTTCAAGGAAGCAATCTGCTTTGAAGTTCTTCAATAATCATCAGGAAGGGAGGTTTGTGTTCTTATTAGAAACCCGTGCTTGTAGTTCCAGCATCAAACTTTCATCTGTGGATACTGTCATCATATTTGCTAGCGATTGGAACCCGATGACTGATATAAGGAGCCTgcaaaaaataacattacatTCACAGTTTGACCAGATAAATATATTTCGTCTATACTCTTCTTGCACTGTGGAAGAAAAAGTTCTAATCATTGCAAGGCAAGATAAGACACTCGAGAGTAGTTTACACAGTATAAGCCGGGCTGCTAGTGACATGCTGCTTATGTGGGGGGCTTCGTatctctttgaaaaattatcaGAGTTCCATTGTGGCAATGACACTGCCTCGAGTGGAAATACATTGTTTGAGCAATCACATTTGAAAGATGTTATCCAAGAGTTCTTAACCATAATAATTCAGAAGGGAAAAGATAATACTCCAAGTAACTCAataattttgaaagttaaaCAAAATCAAGGAATATATACTACTAATTTTCCATTGCATGGTGAGCGAAAAATTCAATTGTTGGATGAAGAGCTGCCTCatatattttggaaaaaactGCTTGAGGGAAAACAGCCACGGTGGAAATATAGTTCTGGTTTGTCTCAGAGGAACAGAAAAAGGGTTCAATATGCTGATGATATACAGAAGAATACTGTAGTTGAGGGTGATGAAGTTGTAAAGAAGCGCAATAAAGTGGCCAACAATAGCACTAATTCACCTTCTCTAAAAGCTGCTCTAATAG GAACTTCTGGAGCCCCAGTGCTTAATATGTCTCAATTCCTGCCAAGTTCAACTGGCCGTCTTAACACTACTGCTACAAATCATGTTTCCAACTTCAGACATTCGAATAGTAATTCATCAGAAGTACTAAAAGCTAATAAGGTTGAGTATAATGAAAGAATGAATTTGCATGATTCCGAGAAGAGTCTCCATCTCATTCTGAAGCCAGAGATAACAAAACTTTGTGAAATTTTGCAACTCCCA GAAAATGTCAAGGTCATGGTGGAACGATTTCTGGAATATGTGCTGAATAATCACCATATCAGTAGAGAACCAGCTAGCATATTACAGGCATTTCTGATATCCTTG TGTTGGACTTCAGCTTCCATGCTAAAGCACAAACTTGGTCACAAAGAATCACTTGCACTTGCAAAACAGCATCTGAATTTTGGCTGCAAGAAAGATGAGGCAGATTTTGTTTATTCAAAGTTGCGATGTCTGAAGAAAGCATTTCTTCATCATACAGGGACTTATAAGGTGGCCACATCTCCAAAAGCTGCAGAGTTTTCAACTGAAGATCACAGCAAGAATCAGTCAAATGGAAGATCATCACTGTCAACACCATCAAACATGCAAAAGGGGAGAATAGAGGTTGAAAACCTGAGACCTAGCCAGGAATTCTCCATTGATCAGGTCGTTTCCCATCTAGGATTGGCACAAAAAGATTACTCAAAAAGTATCAAAGATATTGAAAAGAAATGTGACAAACAGATGAGGAAGCTATTGCAGAGGCAACAAGAAGAAATGGAAGAGTTTGAAAAGAAGTACGAGGAAGAGAAGGCAGAGCTTGAACATATGCACAGAACAGAGGCAGCTGTTATTCGTTTACACAGTAATATTTTGGAGAGAACAGATAAACTTAAGGTACTGGATAATGTTTATGcaaaaaagtttgaagatcTTAACTGGCAGATGGATATGCATCTTAATAATCTTTTGGAATTGCAACTGGCTACAAGGAACAAGTTACAAGAGAGGAAGGCTCAATGGATTAAAGGAGTTAAGTCCTGGGCACATGCTGAATTAATAAAGAAACCAACTGCAAATGAGTCTGGATATAATCAAGAAAACTTTGTCACTTGGAATTCTTGTTGCAAAGAACAGACTCCCGAACGATCCCGGAGCATGCCAGATGATGTTCCACTGGAAGTTCCTGAAACTGTGAGTTCGAGTGAGGATGTACTTCCTGGGGTATTAGCTACATCCAAACCGAGCTCTGATGGGGCCACATCCAGCATGCTTGACAGAGAAGTTCCCTTGGAAGTGCCTCAGACTGCAACTGTGAGGGGTGTTTCAGAGGATGTTATGTCTGCGAATTCATTTCCATGTGAAGAACAAATCCCTGATTTACAGGTTACATTGAGAGTACTTGAGGCTAACTGCTCTAGTGATGGTCCTGAGAACACCATTCATAAATCTTCATCTGAAAAAGGTTCTGATAGAGTTACGTTAACAGTGCCTGATAGAGAATTTTCACTGGGGGTGACTGGGATAGTCACTTCCATTGGTGGCCTGGAGAATGCTGCTTCTGTAAATCCTTCACCATCTGAAGGACAACCTCATGCCAGATCCACTTCATGCATGGATGTCAGAGAAGTTTTATTGGAAGCGCCTGAAACTGCTTCTCTGGAAGCTGAAGAGGATGTTAACAGAATTATGGAGAAAGATGGAGTATCTGGCATGGTATCTGATAATGCCATTGAAGTTGATCAGTGGAATGGAGTGGTGTGTATTCTTAATCAAGAGCCTCACTATGATGATATGGTGGCAGTCAACCAGCAAACTGGAGAGGTTCGATTAGGAGTGCCTGAAAACAATGTTGTTAACCAGCAGCATGAGGTGGATCCATCAGGAGTTCGTGAAGCGGGGGTTGGCCACAATCAGCTAGAGATTGACAGTATGCACGTTGTAGCCTCTGATAATGGCCAACCAACTGAATCCTCTAGATTGCAAGATAGAGTTGCACGAGTTTGTAATAACCAGATTGCTTTCCAACAAGTTGATGCTTTGGCATCCCAACCTTTTGTAGCTTCTGATCATTCTCATAGTGACGCGCCTGTCACAGAATTGTTACCATCCATGGACTCCTCTGCTGGTTCACAGCCTACAACTTCATTTGCAGAACATGCGCCTGCTAATTCAATAGCTGTTGGTGAATCAGGGACGCGTATCTCAAACACGATGACTGCACCTGTCACTTCTATAATTAGTAATTGTCCTGTTACTGCACCCGCTGTTCGAATGCCTGTATCTATGTCTCAAGATCCATTGCAGAATGAATTGGATAGAATATGCAGAGAAACAGAACAAATAATCAAGATCCATGAAGATACA AAGCTGCAGCTGAAATCTGATTGCGAGAAGGAGATACAGGAGGTTGTTGCTCAAATTCGTACAAAGCATGATATTAAACTTCAGGAGATAGAATCTGAATTCCTCCGTAAGAAGAAAGAGATGGCTGacaatcaaaacaaagttttcttGAACAAGATTTTGGCCGAGGCATTCAGGAGCAAGTGCATGGATAATAAGGCATCTAGCACCCCTGTCAGGCAGCAAG AGATAAACTCTAGTATCGTGCAGCAGCAGCTTCAGCTATCGGAACCCACTGCTCGGCCTTATATTGTTACTGGCTTGTATTCCACTGCTCTTCCAGCAGCTAGTCTGCAAACAACTCCAACATCTTCCCCTCCTGCCCCACCACGACAGGTTGTTCATAGCTCAGGACGTTTCTCAAGTACCTCAACCAGACCACCACATATCAGCTCCATCTCTCCTGCCACAAGCAATCTCCGAATCGGTAATGAGATTCGAGCTCCTGCCCCACACCTGCAGCATTTTAGACCTTCAGCACGCGGGATGCAAAGTCAACAAGTATCAACAACTTCTCCCACACCTTCTGAGATTCCTTCACGAGGTCCTGCAACTGCACAACAATCAAGTCCTCAGACGACAACAAATAGTGGTGAAAGCATGGGAATCTCACCTTCTATGACATCTCTCCAGGGACTTGAATCTTTAATGGATATAGATAATCAAACAAGTACAAATGCAACTCAGGCCTGGAGTTCCCCCCCACCAACTGATTTGAGTTCTGACTCAAACCCATTGGCTCAACCAAAGCTTAGCATGCTAAATAGTGTGCTGACAAACCCAATAAGCGAGGTTGTTTGTTTATCAGATGATGATTGA